Sequence from the Candidatus Obscuribacterales bacterium genome:
AAGCCAGTAACTTGGTCGAGAAAGAGACGCTGCTCGACGATTTGGTAGAATCTATCCCGCCTCAGGGATACTTTGACCTCGGCAGTTGGCTGTATGAGCAACTGTGCCTCGCCTTTCCCCATCGGCAACTGTGTGATGAATCCTGCGCGGGCATTCCCCTCGAAACCATGAGCACTCCGGCGCTAGTCGATCATCGTTGGGCATCTCTAGCTCAACTTAAATCCCAAATGGATCAGTCATCCTAAGCAAATTTCAGAGTCCCAGCGGCTAACGTCGCGGCGATACAGACCCAACCCATCTACGGGGGTTCAACATCCCCTAAGCTCTGAATGTCCTCTTCCATCTGACTCAAGCTATTCGTTGCACAGATCCATCAATGCTTTTCTAACGTCATGGTCAGCGAGCATCAGAAGCTAAACCAACGACAAGACAGGCACAAACCTTAGGCTTTTTAGGGAACAGTCCGGACGGGATCCCCTAGATCTGTAGAAAGGAATGGTAGATGCACCCTGATTCAGACCTCGAAGCCAACGGCTTCGGGGTTTTCTTTTTGGATTCATCGCTGTCTTACGGCGTCAAGGCAACTTGGGGGGTCAGCAACATCACCGTTTGGCCATTCACTATCATCGTCGTAAATCCAGCATCCCCAGCACTCTGAAGCACGGAAACCGCGATCGCTGCATCGGCCGTGAGGGTCGCGAGCAGGTAGGGGCGTTGTTGATAGACCACCAACCCCACAGAAGAGTCTAAAGTCTCTTGAAGAGCGATCGCGACATTAGGATCATTAAAATAATCCACTAAAACAGCATAGCCGCGCCCTAGAGCTTGAGGACGATAGCCCAGCCCCGCTGTTGTAGGTGCATCAGTGTCCTGTCCGGGTGCAGGACTTGCAGACACACTAGGTGCCGGACTCGTCGAGCCCGGCACCATTGGAAAATCTGCAGCGCTCAGCCCAGGAGACTCTGTTGGCAATTCAGAAGCTGTCGATTCAGAAGCTGTCGGAGACTGATCCGGCATAACCTCGGTAGGCGGTGTCGGGCTCGACACATCATCCACGACGTTCCCTACTGCCGTAGCTGGACGGGCAACGACGACATCAAGCCCACCAATATCGGTTAAATATTGTGCCCAGGTATTCGCCGTGTCCTGTTCCGTAAAACCACCCACCCGAGTCACATCTTGCTCTAGGTAGCGGCAGCGGGTGATCTCCGCATTGGGGGGCAGGGTTTGCCGGAGCTGGGTCTCGGTTGCATCCGAGTTATTGACCACCAATAGCAAATATTCTCCATCGGCTGGGGGTTGGCAATCTGCTAAGGATTGGGCGATCGCCCCCAGCTGGATGATCAAGGGCGTGGCGATCGCGATCGCTGCCCCCCAGCTTCGAAGCACCATCGTTCGCATGACCATGGAATCAGTCCTCCCGATTGGATGTAGGTTTCACCCGGCTGCCTGCTATGGACAACGTTTAAGACGCTGCCACTAACGACGCAAGGGGATTGGGAATCGACTCCGAAGGAGCCTGAAATTCACCCGTCAGCACAAACTCAAGGCGCAGCTTGAGCCAGACGATAAACGACTTATTGGTCGATACAACCGCCGCCGCGGGCTGGGGGCAAGCTGCCTTCACGGTGGCCATCTCCGGCGCATCTAAAAAGGCAGGTTGATGCACCAACCAAAAATCGACCTCGCGCTCCTGCTCTTGGTAGTAGCGATGCCGCTCCTTGAGCACTTCATCCAACGGTTCTTCTTCGGTCAAAAATTTTTCGCTTGCTAAAACAAAGTAGTAGGTTTCCATGGATTTTAGATGTGAATTTAACGTGGTTTGAACATGCATAGGAATGGATCAACGCCCTACGCCAACGAGCAGAACGAAGCCTAGCCATGGGAGCAGCGATCGCTCCCAACTAAGCCTAGAATTCACCGCGCATCACCTGCTTCATCTCGCGCACCGCCCGCTCTAGGCCCACCAAGGCGGCCCGGCTGATGATGGTATGCCCAATATTGAGTTCTTCCATCCCCTCCAGACAAGCAACGGGGTAGGTGTTCCAGTAAGTGAGCCCATGACCGGCATTCACTCGCAGCCCGGCCGCGATCGCCCGCTGACACCCCGCCGCCAACAGGGACAGCTCATGAGCCCGCTCCGCCTCGTGGTGAGCCTCAGCATAGCGACCCGTGTGCAGTTCGATAAACTGCGCCTGCACCGCTGCTGAAGCGTCGATTTGGGCTGGATCCGCATCAATAAAGAGACTGACGGGAATGCCTGCCTGCTGTAGGGCTTCAACCACCTGGGCCATGCGATCTTGCTGCCCAGCAATATCTAGCCCGCCTTCGGTGGTCACCTCTTGCCGCCGTTCAGGAACCAGGGTGACATAATCGGGCTGGATGTCAAGAGCGATCGCCACCATCTCCTCTGTGGCAGCCATCTCCAAGTTCAGATGGGTTCTCACCGTTTGACGCAGCAGACGTACATCCCGATCTTGGATATGTCTCCGATCTTCCCGAAGATGGACTGTAATGCCATCGGCCCCAGCCAGTTCTGCCAGCACCGCCGCCGCCACTGGATCAGGCTCCACCGTGCGTCGCGCTTGACGAAGGGTGGCAATGTGGTCGATGTTAACCCCCAAGGTAGGCAAGATGGTTCTCCTAATTGCGTAGATCCTAATTGCGTAGAGTGACTGCAGAACATCCGTGGGGAAGCATGACCTCAATCCTTGAGGTTTGCCATGTCTAGGGTATAAAGCCTAGGCTTTGGATAAACTGCACATTTGCCATCTTACCCGACTCAGCAGGGGGTTGTTGCCCTATTTACCAGGAGATCGATCCCACATAGCAACGGAGAATTCGATAGGATGGCGATCGCCATCCAAAATTCCAGCGGACAGGACGACAAACATCAAGGTTTCACAACTAAGTTTTCCGGGGAGAGTCGTGAGAAAAGCCGTTCCGTACCCGCATAATAGAGGTTTAGTCGTTCAATACCGTAAAAATCATGGGGCGCGCCAAAAAAGTTGTACTGGCCTATTCAGGTGGGGTTGATACCTCCGTATGTATTCCCTACCTCAAACATGAGTGGGGGGTTGAGGAAGTCATTACCCTAGCAGCCGATCTAGGTCAGGGAGATGAGCTAGAACCAATTCGGGTGAAAGCGCTCAAGTCTGGGGCCAACGAATCACTCGTGGCGGATCTCACGACAGAATTTATTGAACATTATGCCTTTCCCTCTATTCAAGCCAATGCCCTCTATGAAAATCGCTATCCGTTATCTACTGCACTAGCTCGCCCATTGATTGCCAAGCGATTGGTGGAAGTGGCGGCGGAGTATGGGGCTGATGCGGTCGCCCATGGCTGTACCGGTAAGGGCAATGACCAAGTGCGGTTTGACGTGGCGATCGCTGCCTTAAACCCCGATATCAAAGTGCTAGCGCCAGCTCGGGAATGGGGCATGAGCCGCGAAGAGACCATTGCCTATGGTGAGCGCTATGGCATTGAATCGCCGGTGAAAAAGTCTTCGCCCTACAGCATCGATCGCAACCTACTGGGTCGCAGTATTGAAGCTGGGCCGCTGGAAGATCCTTGGCACGAGCCCCTTGAAGAAATCTATCTGCTCACCCAAGCGATCGCCAACACCCCCGACGAACCGGAGTATGTGGACATCAGCTTCGAGCAAGGTCTACCCACCGCGCTTAACGACACCCCCCTCGCACCGGTTGAGCTGATCAGCCAACTGAACGAGACCGTGGGCCGCCATGGCGTTGGTCGGATTGACATGATCGAAAACCGCCTCGTCGGCATCAAATCGCGGGAGATCTATGAAGCTCCGGCGTTGATTGTCCTCATTCAAGCGCACCGCGATCTCGAAAGCTTGGTGCTCACCGCCGATGTCAGCCACTACAAGCGCGGCATCGAAGAGACCTACTCCCAGTTGGTCTACAACGGTCTGTGGTATAGCCCCTTGAAGCTGGCCCTAGACGCCTTTATTC
This genomic interval carries:
- a CDS encoding MgPME-cyclase complex family protein, translating into METYYFVLASEKFLTEEEPLDEVLKERHRYYQEQEREVDFWLVHQPAFLDAPEMATVKAACPQPAAAVVSTNKSFIVWLKLRLEFVLTGEFQAPSESIPNPLASLVAAS
- a CDS encoding pyridoxine 5'-phosphate synthase — protein: MPTLGVNIDHIATLRQARRTVEPDPVAAAVLAELAGADGITVHLREDRRHIQDRDVRLLRQTVRTHLNLEMAATEEMVAIALDIQPDYVTLVPERRQEVTTEGGLDIAGQQDRMAQVVEALQQAGIPVSLFIDADPAQIDASAAVQAQFIELHTGRYAEAHHEAERAHELSLLAAGCQRAIAAGLRVNAGHGLTYWNTYPVACLEGMEELNIGHTIISRAALVGLERAVREMKQVMRGEF
- a CDS encoding argininosuccinate synthase; translated protein: MGRAKKVVLAYSGGVDTSVCIPYLKHEWGVEEVITLAADLGQGDELEPIRVKALKSGANESLVADLTTEFIEHYAFPSIQANALYENRYPLSTALARPLIAKRLVEVAAEYGADAVAHGCTGKGNDQVRFDVAIAALNPDIKVLAPAREWGMSREETIAYGERYGIESPVKKSSPYSIDRNLLGRSIEAGPLEDPWHEPLEEIYLLTQAIANTPDEPEYVDISFEQGLPTALNDTPLAPVELISQLNETVGRHGVGRIDMIENRLVGIKSREIYEAPALIVLIQAHRDLESLVLTADVSHYKRGIEETYSQLVYNGLWYSPLKLALDAFIQQTQTRVTGKVRVKLFKGTATVVARQAETSLYTPDLATYGADDQFDHKAAEGFIYVWGLPTRVWSQKLRQTP